The DNA region GGCGGTCCTGCTGCGCGTACTGCTCGATCGACAGCATCGACACCTTGCGCCACTCGATCTCGGCGGCGATGTCTCGCAGTGTGGCCGTGCGCGGGCGCAGCCCCATGGCATCCGCCGCCTGCCCCAGCATCCGCACCTTGTTGTCGATGATGCCGGGGGCCGTGTCGCCGGTGAGGGTCGGCCAGAAGAAGTTCAGCTGAGCGAGCGCGGCGCTGTGGAAGGTGCGCGCGGAGACACCGCCGACCCCCAGCGCCCGCAGACGTCCGCGCAGCTCACCGGCGGCCTTGGTGGTGAACGTCAGCGCCATCACCCGCGAGGGCGAGTACGCACCGGTGTCGACTCCGTGGGCGATCCGATGCGTGATCACCCGGGTCTTGCCGGTGCCCGCGCCCGCGAGCACGGCGACGGGGCCGCGCAGCACGGATGCCGCCCGGCGCTGGTGCTCGTCGAGGGCGTCGAGAGCGCTCACCCGACTCCTTCCCGCGCATCGGATGTCTCCGGGTCGCCCTCCCGGTACCAGTCCTCGATGAGCCGACGCGCGATCGACGCCGGTCCGGGGAGGCCCACCGGTCCGTCTCCCGCCAGTGCGGTGCGGATCTCGTCGCGGGTCAGCCAGCGCACCTCGACGATCTCCTCACCGTCCGGGCGGACGTGCTCGTCGGCGGCGACGGCCCGGAAGCCCAGCATGAGCGAGCGCGGGTACGGCCAGGCCTGGGAGGAGAGGTAGCGCACCCCCCTCAGCCGCACACCCGCCTCCTCGGCGAGTTCGCGGTGCACGGTGACCTCGAGGGACTCCCCCGCCTCGACGAACCCGGCGAAGCAGGAGAACATGCGACCGTGCCAGTTCGCGTTCGCGCCCAGCAGCAGCCGCTTCCCATCCGGGCTCTCCACGGCGACGATGACAGCGGGGTCGGTGCGCGGGAAGTGCTCGGCCCCGCAGTTCGGGCATCGGCGCGACCAGCCGGCCAGCGCCAAGGTCAGCCGGCTCCCACATGCCGGGCAGAACGGCGCGTCGACGAGCCAGGCCGCCAATGACACGGCGGTGACGAAGAGGTCGGTCTCGTGCGCGTCGAGTCGGCCCCCCACATCACGCAGCCCCACCCAGGTCTCCTCGGGGGCGGAGTCGATGCTGTCCGTCAGGACGGGCACGGATGCGAGCAGCAGCGGCACGCCGTCACGGTCGCGGCCGAGCAGGGCCCACTCGGCGTCGCCGACGCCGCCGGCATCGGCGCGCAGCACCGCATCCGCCGTGATCCTCAGACGCCCGTCGCGGACGACCACGACACGGGTGCCCTCCGTCTCGCGCAGCCGCTCCACGATCCCGTCGACGGTGCGCAGCGAGGCCGCACGGTCGAGGGCTTCCCGTTCAGAGCTCATCGACCCCTCCTGCTCTCCTGCTGTGCGCTCGGCCGCCGCAAACCAGGGCAAGGGCGTGGCGTGGGGCGCACCGGCTGCGGTGCGCGCCTACCCTGGAGGACATGGCACGCTCACCTTTCACTCTAGTGGCGGCGGTCACGGCCGCACTGCCCGGGGCGGAGGTCGTCGGCGCCCGCGCCCTGACCTCGGGAGGGGATGGGCGATTCGACTCGGCCGTCGCGACGCTCGCCGACGGTCGGGAGCTCGTCATCCGCGTCGCCTCCGACGATGCGACGGCCACCGAGCTCGCCGAGGAGTCATTGGCACTGCGCGCCCTCACCCCCGGGGCGCGGGAGATGCTCCCGTTCCAGGTGCCCACGCGCATCGGCGAGACGAGGGTCGCGGATGCCAGAGCTCTCGTGACGGATCTCGTGCCCGGATTCCAGATCGATGCCGCGCTCATCCCCGCCGGCCGCGGTGCGGCCGTCTCGATCGGTGAGGCCATCGCGGCGCTGCACGCACTTCCCGGCTCGGTGGTCCGCGCCTCGGGCCTGCCGGTGCGGGACGCGGGCGGCGTGCGCAGTGAGATCCGGCAGCTCATCGACCGCGCCGCGACGACGGGGCGCGTGCCTGCCCGGCTCACCGCCCGGTGGCGGGATGCGGCGGCCGACGACGACCTGTGGCGGTTCGAGACCACCGTCACGCTGGCGGGAATCCAGGCCCAGTCGTTCCTCTTCGAGGACGACCCCGAGGAGGGTCCGCGCGTCAGCGGGGTGATCGGGTGGAACGGTCTGGCGATCGGCGACCCCGCGGAGGATCTCGGCTGGCTCTCCGGAGCCCCGGATGCGGCGGAGGATGTGCATGTGGCCTACGTGTCGGCGTCGCCGCGTGCGGTGGACCCCGCGCTGCGCGTGCGTGCGCGGCTGCACGCCGAGCTGGAGTTCGCACGCTGGCTCGTGCACGGCGACGACCTGCACCGTCAGGACATCGTCGACGATGCCGCGGGTCTGCTGGAGTCGCTCTCCGACGGACTGCGCAGTGACGACCTGCGGGTGATCGCGACATACACCGGCGGAGTGGATTCCGCTCTCGACGTGCTCGAGCGCACCCCGGACACGGCGACACCGGCCATCGACACCTCCATGCAGACGGATGCGTATCGTCCGGAGGATCTGTGGCCGGACGAGGACGACGCGGAGGCCGAGGACGACTCGACCGCCGCTGAGGAGGAGCCTTCGGCGGATGCAGCCTCGGCGGAGTCGGATGCGGCGCCGCAGGCGGATCCGGCGGGAGAGCCCACGCAGGACCTCACGGAGATCAGCGCGGTGCGCGGCTCCGCCCACGACCATCGGGGCACGGAGGCCGAGGGCGGCGCGGACGTCTCGGCACCGGACGGGCGGGCGAGCGATCTGGACTCGGCGGCGGAGGCTCAGCGCGCGGCTCGTGCGGCGCTCCAGCGCTGGACGAGCTCGGCCTCGGAGTAGACGCGGTCGCCGCGGATGACGAGATCATCGGCGACGTAGAACAGCGCGACGTCGATCTGCTCGAGGGGGACGCCGTACCGGCGGTGATACGCCAGGCGGTAGAGAGCGAGCTGCAGCATCCGCTCCTCCTTCTCCTGCGCCGTGCGCGGTGCGCGGCCGGTCTTCCAGTCCACGATCTCGATGCGCCCGCCGCGATCCTCGCGACGGTAGACCGCGTCGAGTTTGCAGATGATGATGTGTCCCGCGTCCTGGCCGGACGCGGCGCCGAAGGCGAAGTCGATCTCGATCTCCACGGCGATCGGTTGCAGTTGCGCCCACTCGCTGCGCTCGAAGACCTCACGCAGCGCACTCAGCGCCTTCTCATCGTCCTCGCCGGGGGTGACGGGCGCAGTGCCCGCCGAGTCCCCCGCATCCTCATCGAGCTCCCACAGCGCGGCATCCGCCGAGGCCCCTGAGCCGACCAGACCGGAGCGGCGCTCGACCCAGGCGTGGAAGAGCGTGCCGATGCGGGTCTGCGTGTAGGGCCGCTCCGGCATGGGGCGTCCGAGGTCGCGCAGGGTGCCCGCGTAGTCGGTGACCCAGTCCTTGAATCGCGACGCCGGGACGCGCGTGGGTGCCGTCCCCGCGCCGCCGCGCAGTCGCTCGGCGCGCTCCGCCAGCAGCCGTTCCAGCTGCGGAGTCGGCGCCGGGGCGTCGCCCGCCATCGCCGCGCGCATCTCCTCCGCGGCACCGATGACTCGCGCCCGTCTGCCTCCCAGCGGGTCCAGCGGCCACGACACGGTGAGTCCCGGACCGTCGTAGGGGTTCTCGTCCGGGTCGACATCGCCGATGGGTTCCCTCCCCAGCACCTCGATCGCATCGAGCAGATACGGGCTGGGTCTGCGCGGTTTGACCTGACCGGCCCAATGCGCACCGGACAGGAGCAGATCGTGACGAGCCCGAGTGACGGCGACGTAGGCGAGACGGCGCTCCTCCTGCCGCTGGTAGTCCCGGTACTCGTTCTTGAACCTGCGCAGCGCACCTCCGTGCGGGAAGGCCTTCGTCACGCCCGCGGCCAGCGCGTCCTGCGCGGCCCTGTGCCGTCGGACGGGGTCGGAGCCGGCGGCATCCATCTCCGCCTGCGGATCCCAGCGGAACACCGGAAGCGCGTCGCGGTCGCCACGCAGTGCGAACGGCACGACGCCGAATCCGAACCAGCCGGACGTGTCGCCGACCCGGCTGGGCAGCTCGTCCTCGACGAGCCGCACGACCGCGACGGCATCCCACTCCAGACCCTTGGATCCGTGGATGGTCAGCAGCTGCACCACGCCGGGTTCGGGAGGTTCGGGCCGCGGCATGAGCTCGTCCGTGCTCTCGGCCTTGTCGAGCCAGGCCAGCAGCCCCGCGATCGTGCCGCGGTCGTCGGCGGCGAGGAACGCCCTCACCTCGTCGGAGAAGGCCCGCAGCTGCGTCGCGGCGATCCGAGCGGGGCCGCGAGACTCGTTGGCGGCGAGCTCGATGTCCAGCCGCAGCTCGAGTTCGATGAGCCGGATCAGCTCAGGGATCGGCAGGCCCGCCGAACGCCGGAGCCGCTCCAGCATCTCGCCCGCCGCGCGCAGCCGGGCACGGCCCTCGGCGGTGAAGGCCGCCAGCATCCGGTAGTCGTCGGGCACGACGCGCACGAAGTCCACGGCGTCGATGATCGACACCGCCTCATCGGCGCCGCGCGAGGATCGCAACCGCTGCCTCACCACGTCGGCCAGGGGCCCCAGGTCGGCGTCACGGACCGCGAGCGTCGCGGCCAGGTCGTGCAGCGCCGCCATGTCGGCGAGGCCGATCGCGAAGCGCGGGCCCACCAGCACCCGGATCAGCGCGGATCCCGCGGTGGGGTCATGGATGACACGGAGCATCGAGACGACATCGACGACCTCCGGTGTGGACAGCAGGCCGCCCAATCCCAGGATGCGGTGCGGGATCCCGCGCCGGGCGAGCGCCGCCGCGAAGGTCTGCATGTGCCGTTTGGAGCGGAACAGGATGGCACCGGTGTGCCCGGGTGACGCACCCGGAGCGTCCGATGCGGGATGCTCCGCCCGGCGCTGGAGGAACCACTCCGCGACGGCCTCCGCCTCATCGTCGACGGTGTGCGGGAACACCGTATCCACCCGACCATCGCCGGCCCCGGGTCGCGACTGCAGTGCGGGCACGTCCAGTCCCGGACGCGTGAGCGGCTCGAGGATGCGACCGGCCACGGCGAGGATGCTGCGGTCGTTGCGCCAGCTCGTCATGAGGCTGTACGTCGTCGCGGGCTGCTCGTCGGCGAAGGAGGCGCTGAACGCGTACAGGTTGTCCGCGCTCGCGCCGCGCCAGCCGTAGATGGACTGGTGCGGATCGCCGACGGCCATCACGGCACTGTCGCGGAAGAGCGCGGCGAGGAAGCGGGTCTGGATGACCGACGTGTCCTGGTACTCGTCCAGCAGCACGACCCGGTGCTGCTCGCGCAGCTCCGCGCGCACACCCGGCGCGGTCTCGACGATGTCGAACGCCCCGCCGACCTGATCGGCGAAATCCAGCACGCCACGACGCTCCTTCTCGGCGATGTAGTCGCGCACCAGCTGGACGAGCACCGGCATGCTCAGCAGGTTCAGCGCGGCCTTGTCGACATCGGGCTTGTCCCGGTACGGCTCGAACGCGGCGGCCTGTGCGAGGGCGACGCGCTCGACGTCGTCGAGGTCGACGCGGTGATCGAGCACTTCGCCGGCGAGGCGCTGGACGGCGTCGATCACATTGCCCAGTGAGCGGTCGATGTCCTCCAACCCGGGAAGGTCCGCCCGCAGCACGACCGTGCGGGCGATCAGCCAGGATGCGGACTGGCTCAGCATCGCGGCCTCGGGATCCCGGCCGATGCGTGCGGCGTGCTCGCGGACGATGCCGTCGGCGAAGGCGTTGTACGTGGACACCCGAGGACGGATCAGCAGGTCCTCCGCGGAGCGGGGCGTGCGCGGATCCCACCCCGTGCCCAGCCGTTCGGCGAGGCCGTCGAGCACCTGGACGCGCACGGCATCCCGCTGGGCTCCGGGGGCGGCGTCGTGGATGCGGTGCAGCGCGCCCGACGCCACCAGTTCGGGCAGGTGCGGCAGCAGTCCGCGGCGTGCGAAGTGATCGACCGCCTCCAGCCGGGCGCCGATGCGCTCGGCGAGCTCGCCGGCGGCCTTGCGGGTGAAGGTGAGGCCGAGCACCTCATCGGGACGCACATGGCCGTTGGCGACCAGCCACACCACTCGACCCGACATGGTCTCCGTCTTGCCGCTGCCCGCACCCGCGACGACCAGCGCGGGCGACGGCGGCGCCTGGATGACCTGCTGCTGCTCCCGGGTGGGCACGGGCAGCCCCAGTGCGAGGGCGATGGTCTCGGCCGAGATCGTCGACGGTCCGGCGAACGCCGCCGCGGCGCCCGGCTCAGCGGCATCCGTCCTCGACACCGAGGTCATGCGCTCACCGCCGGGATGGTGTGGATGTGGCAGGTCGTCACACGCACCTGGGTGTCGGCGCAGTGCGCTTCGACCTGCGCCGTGAAGCTGCCGGCGGCCATACCGCGTCCGGCGTCGGCGACCCGTCGCAGGAACTCCGCCCTGGCCCGATCGTCGAGGACGTGCTGGTGCGCGACCCGGTACTCCGCCTTGCCGACCGTCTTGGAGACGATCACCAGGCGCGCGCCGGTGAGCGCTCGGGGCGAGGCGCCCTCGACGAGTCCCTGGCGGACGGCGATCTGGTACGCCGCCAGCTGCGCGTGCTCGCGCACGGCGGCTTCCGTGTCGGGCTCGTACCTGCCGGTCTTCAGATCCACCACGACGACCCGCTCCCCTCCCGCGCCCTCGCTCATCCGCTCCCAGCGCTGCCCGCGGGCCGGACCGTGCTCTCCGGCGCCCGAGGGGTACACCTCGACACGGTCGATGATGCCGCTGACGACCGCGCGCGCCGGCGCCCCATCCTGTTTCGCCGCGACCTCCCCCGACATCATCAGCTCCCGCGGCGCCGACCCCGGGGTCATGCCGGGTGATACGGAGTCGTCCGCGATCACCTCACCGGTCTCCAGATCGACGAGGAACCGGAACGCCGTCTCCGTGCCGACGGCCCGTCCGCCGTCCGCGGCGACCGCCGCCAGATAGCTGTGCAGCCTCTGCACGTACAGGTCCGCGCGACGACGCTCCTTGCGTCCGATCCACGCGGTCTCGAAGTCCAGCTCCGGCCAGTGCTCGTCGAGGATCGCGCGCATCGCCGCGAGATCCCCGTCGGGGACCCGCTCCATCGCCTCGTGCACGATCGTGCCGATGCCCGCCGTGGGCGGGGCGACGGTGTCGCCGCCCAGCGCCGAGACGACCCAGTTCAGCCCGCACTCCTCGAACGCCTCCATTCGAGACGGCGACACGCGCACGGGGGCCGCGGTCAGATCCCGCAGCGGCGCGGTGCTCGACGGTGCGGCCACGCCGTACCACTCGTCGGGCGCCGCACCGGGCACGCCCGCATCGGCGAGGATGCGCAGCTGTCCGGCCGCCGCCGCGCGCTCAGCCGCATCGGGCGCCGTGGTGAGCGTGCGCCGATGCCTGGCGACCAGTCCGCGCAGTGTCGGCGGATGCGCGAAGCGCCGCTCGTCCTCCTCGGTGGGCGGCGGCGGGGGAAGGAACGCGAAGAACGGGCTGGGGGTCATGTCGTCGTCGTCGACAGCGGAGACCACCAGCCGCGAGCGGGCCCGCGAGATGGCGCGCACGAACAGCCGCAGCTCGTCGTGCATGGCCCCGCGACGACGGTCGAGCACACCCGGCACGACCTCGGGCGCCCCGGTGCGCGATGCGGCGAGCCACTCACCGAGCCGCCATGTCTCCAGCATCCCGCCGCGCAGCCGCACGTTCGGCCACACGCCGTCCTGCACGCCGGCCACGACGACACCCTCGAACTCCGCCCCCAGCGCCGTCGCCGGGGTCATCAGCGTCACCAGTCCGGGTCGATCGGGCGTGGACAGCGTGTCCTCGGGCACCTCACTGTCGAGGATGTCCCGGATGAACAGGGTGGGCTTCTCCCTCGGCGAGCGCTCCACGAACCGTTTGGCGGCATCGAACAGCGCCACGAGACTGTCCAGGGACCGGGCGATCTCCGCCCCGCCGGGCTGATCCGCCGCCTGACGCCATTCGGTCTGCAGGGACGCCCCGCCCACCGACCGCGCCCGCTCCCACACCCGCCACAGGAGCTCGTGGATCGTCTCGCCGGCGAGCCCCGCCTCGTGCACCTGCGCGAGCGTCTCGGCGAACCGCTTGGCCACGCGCGCCTCCGGAGCGTCCACCCGATCGAACAGGTGCGGGAACTGCAGGGCCTCGCGCAGCAGCTCCCGTGCCGGCGTCGATCCCCCCTCGGCCAGCTCCACATGGCGCAGCCTGGCCCGCAGACGGCGCAGCCCGATGGCGTCAAGTCCGCCGAACGGCGAGACCAGCGCCTCCGCCAGCAGATCCGACGGCCGGTCCTCGGCGGGAGCGAGCCCGAGCCGGACGATCTCGACGATCGCGCGCACCGTCCCCTCGCTGCCCAGCGGGCGCGGCACGCCGGCGGCTCGCGTGGGCACCTCCCTGGCCGCCAGTTCGGCCTCCAGCATGAC from Microbacterium soli includes:
- the nudC gene encoding NAD(+) diphosphatase, producing MSSEREALDRAASLRTVDGIVERLRETEGTRVVVVRDGRLRITADAVLRADAGGVGDAEWALLGRDRDGVPLLLASVPVLTDSIDSAPEETWVGLRDVGGRLDAHETDLFVTAVSLAAWLVDAPFCPACGSRLTLALAGWSRRCPNCGAEHFPRTDPAVIVAVESPDGKRLLLGANANWHGRMFSCFAGFVEAGESLEVTVHRELAEEAGVRLRGVRYLSSQAWPYPRSLMLGFRAVAADEHVRPDGEEIVEVRWLTRDEIRTALAGDGPVGLPGPASIARRLIEDWYREGDPETSDAREGVG
- a CDS encoding phosphotransferase, with protein sequence MARSPFTLVAAVTAALPGAEVVGARALTSGGDGRFDSAVATLADGRELVIRVASDDATATELAEESLALRALTPGAREMLPFQVPTRIGETRVADARALVTDLVPGFQIDAALIPAGRGAAVSIGEAIAALHALPGSVVRASGLPVRDAGGVRSEIRQLIDRAATTGRVPARLTARWRDAAADDDLWRFETTVTLAGIQAQSFLFEDDPEEGPRVSGVIGWNGLAIGDPAEDLGWLSGAPDAAEDVHVAYVSASPRAVDPALRVRARLHAELEFARWLVHGDDLHRQDIVDDAAGLLESLSDGLRSDDLRVIATYTGGVDSALDVLERTPDTATPAIDTSMQTDAYRPEDLWPDEDDAEAEDDSTAAEEEPSADAASAESDAAPQADPAGEPTQDLTEISAVRGSAHDHRGTEAEGGADVSAPDGRASDLDSAAEAQRAARAALQRWTSSASE
- a CDS encoding ATP-dependent DNA helicase encodes the protein MTSVSRTDAAEPGAAAAFAGPSTISAETIALALGLPVPTREQQQVIQAPPSPALVVAGAGSGKTETMSGRVVWLVANGHVRPDEVLGLTFTRKAAGELAERIGARLEAVDHFARRGLLPHLPELVASGALHRIHDAAPGAQRDAVRVQVLDGLAERLGTGWDPRTPRSAEDLLIRPRVSTYNAFADGIVREHAARIGRDPEAAMLSQSASWLIARTVVLRADLPGLEDIDRSLGNVIDAVQRLAGEVLDHRVDLDDVERVALAQAAAFEPYRDKPDVDKAALNLLSMPVLVQLVRDYIAEKERRGVLDFADQVGGAFDIVETAPGVRAELREQHRVVLLDEYQDTSVIQTRFLAALFRDSAVMAVGDPHQSIYGWRGASADNLYAFSASFADEQPATTYSLMTSWRNDRSILAVAGRILEPLTRPGLDVPALQSRPGAGDGRVDTVFPHTVDDEAEAVAEWFLQRRAEHPASDAPGASPGHTGAILFRSKRHMQTFAAALARRGIPHRILGLGGLLSTPEVVDVVSMLRVIHDPTAGSALIRVLVGPRFAIGLADMAALHDLAATLAVRDADLGPLADVVRQRLRSSRGADEAVSIIDAVDFVRVVPDDYRMLAAFTAEGRARLRAAGEMLERLRRSAGLPIPELIRLIELELRLDIELAANESRGPARIAATQLRAFSDEVRAFLAADDRGTIAGLLAWLDKAESTDELMPRPEPPEPGVVQLLTIHGSKGLEWDAVAVVRLVEDELPSRVGDTSGWFGFGVVPFALRGDRDALPVFRWDPQAEMDAAGSDPVRRHRAAQDALAAGVTKAFPHGGALRRFKNEYRDYQRQEERRLAYVAVTRARHDLLLSGAHWAGQVKPRRPSPYLLDAIEVLGREPIGDVDPDENPYDGPGLTVSWPLDPLGGRRARVIGAAEEMRAAMAGDAPAPTPQLERLLAERAERLRGGAGTAPTRVPASRFKDWVTDYAGTLRDLGRPMPERPYTQTRIGTLFHAWVERRSGLVGSGASADAALWELDEDAGDSAGTAPVTPGEDDEKALSALREVFERSEWAQLQPIAVEIEIDFAFGAASGQDAGHIIICKLDAVYRREDRGGRIEIVDWKTGRAPRTAQEKEERMLQLALYRLAYHRRYGVPLEQIDVALFYVADDLVIRGDRVYSEAELVQRWSAARAAR
- a CDS encoding ATP-dependent DNA helicase, which translates into the protein MIEDAAQREVVHAEPTASAVVIGAPGTGKTTALVDRVVHLLQGALRPEELLVLTPSRQAATALRDRVGVRIAQATPGPLVRSIASFAFQLVRGVTVQQGIEPPALLTGADQDRIIADLLAGDAEDGTGRWPDTLSPAVRASKVFRSELRAFLAECTELGIRPGELEASGHEVWRAAADFFDEYRAVMDGMRGAHRDIPELLSEATGILASADASALGPLAELRTVLIDDAQELTRGGVRLVRALRSRGVAVLAFGDPDISSGAFRGAGPQLFAELAQVLGDVRVLDVPHRQGPGLTALTRTVTQAIGVAGRVEHRRPPAETTDAGVRALIAPSPHEEIDRIAAILREWHLSDGIPWSELAVIAHDTRQIVMLEAELAAREVPTRAAGVPRPLGSEGTVRAIVEIVRLGLAPAEDRPSDLLAEALVSPFGGLDAIGLRRLRARLRHVELAEGGSTPARELLREALQFPHLFDRVDAPEARVAKRFAETLAQVHEAGLAGETIHELLWRVWERARSVGGASLQTEWRQAADQPGGAEIARSLDSLVALFDAAKRFVERSPREKPTLFIRDILDSEVPEDTLSTPDRPGLVTLMTPATALGAEFEGVVVAGVQDGVWPNVRLRGGMLETWRLGEWLAASRTGAPEVVPGVLDRRRGAMHDELRLFVRAISRARSRLVVSAVDDDDMTPSPFFAFLPPPPPTEEDERRFAHPPTLRGLVARHRRTLTTAPDAAERAAAAGQLRILADAGVPGAAPDEWYGVAAPSSTAPLRDLTAAPVRVSPSRMEAFEECGLNWVVSALGGDTVAPPTAGIGTIVHEAMERVPDGDLAAMRAILDEHWPELDFETAWIGRKERRRADLYVQRLHSYLAAVAADGGRAVGTETAFRFLVDLETGEVIADDSVSPGMTPGSAPRELMMSGEVAAKQDGAPARAVVSGIIDRVEVYPSGAGEHGPARGQRWERMSEGAGGERVVVVDLKTGRYEPDTEAAVREHAQLAAYQIAVRQGLVEGASPRALTGARLVIVSKTVGKAEYRVAHQHVLDDRARAEFLRRVADAGRGMAAGSFTAQVEAHCADTQVRVTTCHIHTIPAVSA